The DNA sequence TTGGTGCATCGAGAGAACGTCCTACTGACGCGGTGTAGAACACGCGCCCTAGTGTCATGGACTACTCCCCCTGCGGCCCAATCGAAAGACTGGGATCGTCCTTATTTCGGCTTGGGCACCGTCCAGAAGTAGACCTTGCGTCCGTTGACGTCCACCGTTTGTTCGGGCTCCCAATCGGGCATCTGGAAGGCGTGCGACACGATGCGGGTGCCGGGCTTGAGCTTGAGCAGGGTGGGCTTGAGCCTGGCGTTCAGGCCCGGCAGCAGGTACAGGCTGATCACCGTGGCAGGCCGCAGGTCCTGTTGAAACAGGTCGCCCTGCACGAAGCGCACCTTGTCGGTCACCTCGGCCGCCTTGGCATTCGCATTGGCTTCGGCGATGCGTTGCGGGTCGATGTCGAAACCCACGCCGCGCGTGCCGAACCGTTTGGCGGCCGTGACCGGGATGCGCCCGTCGCCGGACCCGAGATCATAGAGCACGTCGTCCGGGCCCACATTGGCCACCTTGAGCATGGCATCGACCACTTCCGGCGGCGTGGGCACGTAGATGACATCCGGCTTGCGAGCCGCCTGGGGCGGGCTGGCGGCATGCACGGCGGCAGGGGGTGTGGTGGCCAGCAGGGCAAGGGCAACGAGGGCGGCGGGCCAACCCAGGCGGGCAGTCAACATGGCGATCTCCATGGCGTTAGGTCAGTGCCGGATACGGCGGGTTCGAAGCGATCCGGTTCAGGCTCCGTGGTCGGCGTCGGCGGTGGTGGATGACGGGCCGCGGAACAGCAGCAGCACCGCGCCCGATGCCAGCACCCCCAGGCCGACCAAGGCGCCGATGCCGGTATGGACCAGGCTCGCGTACAGCAGGTAGCCGCTGCTGGCGCAGAACACCAGGGGCGTCAGCGGGTAGAGCGGCACCTTGAAGCGGCGGGGCAGGTCGGGCATGCGACGGCGCAGCACGAACAGGGCAATGCCGGTCAGCACAAAGAACAGCCAGAAGACCGGCGCCGTGTACTCGACCATGGTGGCAAAACCGCTGCGCGTGACGGCGCCCAGCAACACCAGGCCCAGCGCGATCGCGCCCTGGGCCAGCAGCGCATTCACGGGTGCGCCCTTGCCGGTATTCCAGACCCCCAGCGCCCGGAACATGGGCGTGTCACGGCCAAAGGCGTAATTGGTGCGGGCGCCGGTCAGGATCGTGGCGTTGGCCGACGTCAGGGCCGAAATGGCGATCAGGGTGCTGATCCACCCGGCGCCTTGCGGGCCGACCAGCGCGCGCATGGTGTCGGCGGCCACGGCGGACGATCCGGCCATGCCGCTCATGCCCAGGCCGTTCAGGTAAGCCAGGTTGACCAGCAGGTACAGCGCGGTGACGATGCAGAGGCTCCAGAACAGGGCGAGCGGCAAGGTGCGGCGCGGTCCGATGACTTCGGCCGATACATAGGCGGCTTCATTCCAGCCGCCATAGGTCAGCATCACGAAGATCAGCACCAGGCCCCATTGCGTGACAGCGGGGGCGGTGGACGTCGTGGCCGGCGCGGCGGGCGCTTCGGCCGGCGACAGCAGCAGGCCGGCGACGATGATCAGCACCACCCCGCCCACTTCGAGCAGCGTCAGCAGGTTCTGAGTCCACTTGCCCGACTTCAGCCCGACGATGTTGATGGCGGTCAGCACCACCACCATGACCGCGGCATACACCGCCGATGAATAGGGCCCGATGCTGACCACTTGCGATGCGTAATCGCCGAACACATATCCCAGCAGCGCGATCGATCCGGTCGGGATGATGGTCAGGCGCGCCCACGCAAACAGGAAGGACACCTTGTCGCCAAACGCCAGCCGCAGGTAGTGGTAGTCGCCGCCCGCGTGGGGATGCGCGGTGGCCAGCTCGGCGTAACACATGGCGCCGACCAGCGACAGCAGCCCGCCAAAGACCCATGCCATCAGCATGTGGCCCGGGGTGGCGGCATTGCCCGCAACCAGGGCCGGCGCGCTGAAGATGCCCGCGCCAATCACCAGTCCGACAACCAGTGCGATCGTGTCCAGCGTGGAGAGTTGGGGGCGAGGCTGATTGGCGGCGGTGGCTGAACCCGTGCCGGGAGGCAGGGCGCCCGAAGCAGGCAGAACCGACCCGGAGGTCTCGGAAGTCGCAGGACGCATGGGGCAGGACGCTCGCAGTGGGTAGAAGGGCCAGAGGAGAGGACAGGACGGACAAGCCGCCGTGATCCACCCGCGACTATGCCTTTGGACGCGCGGCCCCGTCATGCCCGTACATGAAAGCTTACAAAAGACTGAACGTGATCGTCAGTACGCGGATGGTCAGCCGGCTGATCTTCCG is a window from the Pigmentiphaga litoralis genome containing:
- a CDS encoding SAM-dependent methyltransferase encodes the protein MLTARLGWPAALVALALLATTPPAAVHAASPPQAARKPDVIYVPTPPEVVDAMLKVANVGPDDVLYDLGSGDGRIPVTAAKRFGTRGVGFDIDPQRIAEANANAKAAEVTDKVRFVQGDLFQQDLRPATVISLYLLPGLNARLKPTLLKLKPGTRIVSHAFQMPDWEPEQTVDVNGRKVYFWTVPKPK
- a CDS encoding APC family permease; the protein is MRPATSETSGSVLPASGALPPGTGSATAANQPRPQLSTLDTIALVVGLVIGAGIFSAPALVAGNAATPGHMLMAWVFGGLLSLVGAMCYAELATAHPHAGGDYHYLRLAFGDKVSFLFAWARLTIIPTGSIALLGYVFGDYASQVVSIGPYSSAVYAAVMVVVLTAINIVGLKSGKWTQNLLTLLEVGGVVLIIVAGLLLSPAEAPAAPATTSTAPAVTQWGLVLIFVMLTYGGWNEAAYVSAEVIGPRRTLPLALFWSLCIVTALYLLVNLAYLNGLGMSGMAGSSAVAADTMRALVGPQGAGWISTLIAISALTSANATILTGARTNYAFGRDTPMFRALGVWNTGKGAPVNALLAQGAIALGLVLLGAVTRSGFATMVEYTAPVFWLFFVLTGIALFVLRRRMPDLPRRFKVPLYPLTPLVFCASSGYLLYASLVHTGIGALVGLGVLASGAVLLLFRGPSSTTADADHGA